In Euzebya rosea, a single window of DNA contains:
- a CDS encoding GatB/YqeY domain-containing protein — MSLADQISDDLKTSMKARDSIRTATLRQVLAGIKNLRVQEGRGGTEVTDEEVTEILTREAKKRRESIETYTQHGRQELADKEQAELAVIEDYLPEQMGAEEIRVIVTEVVAATGASEPGDLGKVMGQLMPRVKGKADGKLVNQIVREELGA, encoded by the coding sequence ATGAGCCTTGCCGACCAGATCAGCGACGACCTCAAGACCTCCATGAAGGCGCGGGACAGCATCCGCACCGCCACGCTCCGCCAGGTGCTCGCCGGCATCAAGAACCTGCGGGTCCAGGAGGGCCGCGGCGGGACCGAGGTGACCGACGAGGAGGTCACCGAGATCCTGACCCGCGAGGCCAAGAAGCGCCGCGAGTCCATCGAGACCTACACCCAGCACGGCCGCCAGGAGCTGGCCGACAAGGAGCAGGCCGAGCTGGCCGTCATCGAGGACTACCTGCCCGAACAGATGGGCGCCGAGGAGATCCGCGTCATCGTCACCGAGGTCGTCGCCGCGACCGGCGCCAGCGAGCCCGGCGACCTGGGCAAGGTCATGGGGCAGCTGATGCCGCGGGTGAAGGGCAAGGCCGACGGCAAGCTGGTCAACCAGATCGTCCGCGAGGAGCTGGGCGCCTAG
- a CDS encoding alpha/beta fold hydrolase, which produces MHIDYDGPEDGVPLVLLHGGIGTGRYHWSKQVKGLTAAGFRLHMPDLPGHGHTPVGEGTYSRQMLVDAVRAHLETLERPPIVAGFSMGGHTALALAEDHPELFAGLVVVGVSVRDHEGLRRWRTNFDPDVLEERYELWAKQLSKLHAPLGGPDAWREVCNRDSGGLQVDVDLEKLQRFDVPTLLIRGDGDTTVDPSHFAELRSIWPHAEEFVVPGGGHDVQLTRSRVVAPGLLDFLGRAVDA; this is translated from the coding sequence ATGCACATCGACTACGACGGTCCCGAGGACGGCGTGCCGCTCGTGCTGCTGCACGGGGGCATCGGCACCGGCCGCTACCACTGGTCGAAGCAGGTCAAGGGGTTGACCGCCGCCGGCTTCCGGCTGCACATGCCCGACCTGCCCGGCCACGGCCACACCCCGGTGGGGGAGGGGACCTACAGCCGGCAGATGCTGGTCGACGCGGTGCGTGCCCATCTCGAGACCCTGGAGCGTCCGCCGATCGTGGCCGGCTTCTCCATGGGTGGCCACACCGCACTCGCCCTCGCCGAGGACCACCCCGAGCTGTTCGCCGGCCTCGTCGTCGTCGGCGTCAGCGTGCGCGACCACGAGGGGCTGCGCCGCTGGCGGACCAACTTCGACCCCGACGTGCTGGAGGAGCGCTACGAGCTGTGGGCCAAGCAGCTGTCGAAGCTGCACGCCCCGCTTGGTGGTCCGGACGCATGGCGTGAGGTGTGCAACCGGGACTCCGGTGGCCTCCAGGTCGACGTCGACCTCGAGAAGCTCCAGCGCTTCGACGTCCCGACGCTGCTGATCCGTGGCGACGGCGACACGACCGTGGACCCCTCCCACTTCGCGGAGCTCCGTTCCATCTGGCCGCACGCGGAGGAGTTCGTCGTGCCCGGTGGTGGTCACGACGTGCAGCTGACCCGCTCGCGGGTCGTGGCCCCCGGGCTGCTGGACTTCCTCGGCCGGGCCGTCGACGCATGA
- a CDS encoding adenylate/guanylate cyclase domain-containing protein, with protein MPLPEPAAAVSSTCAGCGGALADEARFCPACGTPRQAPAGPPPDERRLATVVIGDLAGFTSLAEALDPERVKQLVDRLFGRIAADVTAHGGTVDKVVGDAIVALFGAPVAHEDDPERAVRAALAMQRTVRRVGLEEDVDLRMRIGVNTGEVLVGGLAADDSWTAMGDAVNVAARLESAADPGAVLVGEQTHRATQHRITFRRRGPLAVRGRREPIETWVALRPIGDPGNELGRRRGPVVGREAEERLLDAVLDVAVVRRRAHLVELIGDAGVGKRMLADAFVERARQRHDALVLEARIPPYGEASMWTPAADMLRNAVGLDIDLDDEAAMTTVVAGAMGMRADDPEAARMASALHELMEMSPDGAEHVEAARAAATAAIVTLVRHLAERRPIVAVLANIQWADQAIIDLMTDVLMGLRRMPVMAVTTSRVGDPNDHVPDISAFTDAVNVTWLRLGPLQDDDASALARELLGPSATDDAVAAAVRRSGGNPLMLEEIAALAGEGGQADGVEDMPLTLRGLLSARLDVLEPAERRIVEDAAVIGWTGPVDMLLAVAADRGEAGAAALLEALVDRDLFVIEGDSYRFKTDALREAAYLRLPKRERVERHRDIGRRLAHPSGGGTTLRRRAQHLATAAELAASMGPVPADLRTEAVEALDAAAEWAGQRDPAVSLVFADRAIALDADVPWTIRLHRARALSELGRIDEATAAAGAIVDADPSPAVTALALVVVGQGLQSRGHLEESTHALEEAVAAARRSEDEHALATALRMLGMTLIFRGMEDPAARAVHEAGQVHERLGDVAGMAWAEQHQAWIAFNAGDLARASLLAVRARDRFAAEGNRLGTAFTAGLLGWIDFLAGDLDGAMEKAEQALSTGLRPETHAFGAGLAEVLLAGVHTWQGCSVSAARHATEAIRLLHRIGHRWGEMLGHAVLARALAHLGRAADAVAEADHGVTLADRLEDVAHGSLARIAAAGMDLHQGEPRRARSRLPDALTATAGPDIDRHLALAALQEGDTDTALAVAARSLRPDAGPSTIVANSAVAALVHARAGAVQQVTPLVDFVEASPVASYLDRTMVRLAAALAAHHRGRPAAVRAHLDHALDAVGDAQDVPTRALVTLLEADLCGTPTDRAAAVEALPAAGITGDGWLRALDIRIDDTQASDTHPATRDTDVQPPDILGADVPR; from the coding sequence ATGCCCCTTCCTGAGCCGGCCGCCGCTGTCTCCTCGACCTGCGCGGGGTGCGGCGGTGCGCTGGCCGACGAGGCCCGGTTCTGCCCCGCGTGCGGCACGCCACGACAGGCCCCTGCCGGGCCACCTCCGGACGAGCGGCGGCTGGCCACGGTCGTGATCGGCGACCTCGCCGGCTTCACGTCGCTGGCCGAGGCGCTGGACCCCGAACGGGTCAAGCAGCTGGTCGACCGGTTGTTCGGCCGCATCGCGGCTGACGTGACCGCGCACGGGGGCACGGTCGACAAGGTCGTCGGCGACGCGATCGTGGCGCTCTTCGGCGCCCCGGTGGCCCACGAGGACGACCCCGAGCGGGCCGTCCGTGCGGCGCTGGCGATGCAGCGGACCGTGCGCCGGGTCGGCCTGGAGGAGGACGTCGACCTGCGGATGCGGATCGGCGTCAACACCGGTGAGGTGCTGGTCGGCGGCCTCGCCGCCGACGACTCGTGGACCGCGATGGGCGACGCGGTCAACGTGGCGGCCCGGCTGGAGTCCGCGGCGGACCCGGGCGCGGTCCTCGTCGGCGAGCAGACCCACCGGGCGACCCAGCACCGGATCACCTTCCGTCGCCGGGGCCCCCTGGCCGTCCGGGGTCGTCGGGAACCCATCGAGACCTGGGTGGCCCTGCGTCCGATCGGCGACCCGGGAAACGAGCTCGGCCGACGCCGAGGGCCGGTGGTCGGCCGGGAGGCCGAGGAGCGGCTGCTGGACGCGGTCCTCGACGTCGCCGTGGTCCGCCGTCGCGCCCACCTCGTCGAGCTGATCGGCGACGCCGGTGTCGGCAAGCGGATGCTGGCCGACGCCTTCGTCGAGCGGGCCCGACAGCGGCACGACGCGCTGGTCCTGGAGGCCCGTATCCCGCCGTACGGCGAGGCCAGCATGTGGACCCCCGCTGCGGACATGCTCCGCAACGCCGTGGGGCTGGACATCGACCTCGACGACGAGGCGGCGATGACGACGGTGGTGGCCGGTGCGATGGGGATGCGTGCCGACGACCCCGAAGCCGCTCGCATGGCGTCGGCCCTGCACGAGCTGATGGAGATGTCACCGGACGGCGCCGAGCACGTCGAGGCCGCGCGGGCTGCCGCCACCGCCGCGATCGTGACGCTGGTCCGCCACCTCGCCGAACGGCGTCCCATCGTGGCGGTCCTCGCGAACATCCAGTGGGCCGACCAAGCGATCATCGACCTGATGACCGACGTGCTGATGGGCCTGCGTCGCATGCCGGTGATGGCCGTCACCACCAGCCGGGTGGGCGACCCGAACGACCACGTCCCCGACATCTCGGCCTTCACCGACGCCGTGAACGTGACCTGGCTGCGGCTCGGCCCCCTGCAGGACGACGACGCCAGCGCGTTGGCCCGTGAGCTGCTCGGGCCGTCCGCCACCGACGACGCCGTGGCCGCCGCGGTCCGTCGCAGCGGGGGGAACCCGCTGATGCTGGAGGAGATCGCGGCGCTGGCCGGCGAGGGCGGCCAGGCCGACGGCGTCGAGGACATGCCCCTGACCCTGCGGGGGCTGCTGTCGGCACGGCTCGACGTCCTCGAACCCGCCGAACGGCGGATCGTCGAGGACGCCGCGGTCATCGGCTGGACGGGCCCGGTCGACATGCTCCTGGCCGTCGCCGCCGACCGCGGAGAGGCCGGGGCGGCCGCCTTGCTGGAGGCCCTCGTCGACCGCGACCTGTTCGTCATCGAGGGCGACAGCTATCGCTTCAAGACCGATGCCCTCCGCGAGGCCGCCTACCTGCGCCTGCCCAAGCGCGAACGGGTCGAGCGGCACCGCGACATCGGGCGTCGACTGGCACACCCCTCCGGCGGCGGCACGACCCTGCGTCGCCGTGCCCAGCACCTGGCCACGGCCGCGGAGCTCGCCGCATCGATGGGGCCGGTGCCTGCGGACCTGCGCACCGAGGCGGTCGAGGCCCTCGATGCTGCCGCCGAGTGGGCTGGCCAGCGCGACCCCGCGGTCTCCCTCGTCTTCGCCGACCGGGCCATCGCCCTCGACGCCGACGTCCCGTGGACGATCAGGCTCCACCGGGCCCGAGCGCTCTCGGAGCTCGGCCGGATCGACGAGGCGACCGCGGCCGCCGGCGCCATCGTCGACGCCGACCCCTCCCCCGCCGTGACGGCCCTCGCGCTGGTCGTCGTCGGGCAGGGCCTGCAGTCCCGGGGGCACCTCGAGGAGTCCACGCACGCCCTGGAGGAGGCGGTCGCCGCGGCCCGCCGGTCCGAGGACGAACATGCGCTCGCCACGGCCCTGCGCATGCTCGGCATGACGCTGATCTTCCGCGGCATGGAGGATCCGGCCGCCCGCGCCGTCCACGAGGCCGGGCAGGTCCACGAACGCCTCGGCGACGTCGCCGGCATGGCCTGGGCCGAGCAGCACCAGGCCTGGATCGCCTTCAACGCCGGTGACCTGGCCCGTGCCAGCCTGCTGGCCGTGCGTGCCCGCGACCGCTTCGCCGCCGAGGGCAACCGGCTGGGCACGGCGTTCACGGCCGGCTTGCTGGGCTGGATCGACTTCCTCGCCGGCGACCTCGACGGGGCGATGGAGAAGGCCGAGCAGGCGCTGTCCACCGGCCTGCGCCCCGAGACACACGCGTTCGGTGCTGGCCTCGCGGAGGTCCTGCTGGCCGGGGTGCACACGTGGCAGGGGTGCTCGGTGTCCGCTGCCCGCCATGCCACCGAGGCCATCCGGCTGCTGCACCGTATCGGCCACCGCTGGGGGGAGATGCTCGGCCACGCCGTGCTCGCACGGGCGCTCGCCCACCTCGGACGGGCCGCCGACGCGGTGGCCGAGGCCGACCACGGCGTGACGCTCGCCGACCGCCTCGAGGACGTGGCCCACGGCAGCCTCGCCCGGATCGCCGCCGCCGGGATGGACCTTCACCAGGGCGAACCCCGGCGCGCACGAAGCCGGCTGCCGGACGCGCTGACCGCCACCGCCGGTCCCGACATCGACCGCCACCTGGCCCTGGCCGCGCTGCAGGAGGGCGACACCGACACGGCGCTGGCCGTGGCCGCGAGGTCGCTGCGGCCCGATGCCGGCCCCTCCACGATCGTCGCCAACAGCGCGGTCGCAGCGTTGGTGCACGCCCGTGCGGGCGCAGTCCAGCAGGTGACCCCGCTCGTGGACTTCGTGGAGGCATCGCCGGTTGCGAGCTACCTCGACCGGACCATGGTCAGGCTGGCCGCCGCCCTCGCTGCCCACCATCGGGGGCGCCCGGCCGCCGTCCGTGCCCACCTCGACCACGCCCTCGACGCCGTCGGTGACGCCCAGGACGTGCCGACCCGCGCCCTGGTGACCCTGCTGGAGGCCGACCTGTGCGGGACGCCCACCGACCGTGCCGCTGCCGTGGAGGCCCTGCCCGCCGCCGGCATCACGGGCGACGGGTGGCTGCGCGCCCTCGACATCCGGATCGACGACACACAGGCCAGCGACACGCACCCGGCCACGCGGGACACCGACGTGCAGCCCCCCGATATCCTCGGCGCCGATGTACCGAGATGA
- a CDS encoding transglycosylase family protein has product MITAGTSREASQRATLLHDGARLSLGVVADVLECDRDTAARLVIVGRLMASDDLAIVPDECDQYLAGFLRPTAGATAHHLSCDHCALVEDAMAVGIAAARARWTCMPAPTAEQLVPPTPPPSRQPARQVPEPPPLPPPVTVPRDDPRGPDDPRATAVHGLLAVRIAGPEEAPAVGDAHGSEVEDPDRTVDLSPLRDLIRQVPTVTAPDRVDDPVVSADGPPPAGRPRWLVAATRLVAATVMAVVGLTAALGGASLMAGPADARSYARGGVAHKDLPRAALPDLVTPDDLRVGDPYYTPTWDRLADCASGGDWSAAPDETGRAGGLAIGPADWRRVGGVGPVEDASRERQVQAGISLWELRGWSAWPACAEDLGLR; this is encoded by the coding sequence GTGATCACGGCAGGTACATCCCGGGAGGCGTCGCAGCGGGCGACGCTGCTGCACGACGGCGCCCGCTTGTCCCTCGGTGTCGTCGCCGACGTGCTGGAATGCGACCGGGACACCGCGGCGCGGCTGGTCATCGTCGGCCGGCTGATGGCCTCCGATGACCTGGCAATCGTGCCGGACGAGTGCGACCAGTACCTCGCCGGGTTCCTCCGCCCCACGGCCGGGGCCACCGCCCATCACCTGTCCTGCGACCACTGCGCGCTGGTCGAGGACGCCATGGCCGTCGGGATCGCAGCTGCCCGCGCCCGGTGGACGTGCATGCCGGCCCCGACCGCCGAGCAGCTGGTGCCGCCCACCCCGCCCCCGTCGCGCCAGCCGGCCCGTCAGGTCCCCGAGCCACCGCCGCTGCCACCGCCCGTCACCGTGCCGCGGGACGACCCGCGCGGGCCCGACGATCCACGGGCGACCGCTGTCCACGGACTCCTTGCCGTGCGCATCGCCGGGCCGGAGGAAGCGCCCGCCGTCGGGGACGCCCACGGCAGCGAAGTCGAGGATCCCGACCGGACCGTCGACCTCTCTCCGCTCCGGGACCTGATCCGCCAGGTGCCCACCGTGACGGCACCGGACCGGGTCGACGACCCGGTCGTGTCGGCCGACGGGCCACCTCCCGCCGGCCGTCCTCGATGGCTCGTGGCTGCCACGCGGCTGGTGGCCGCCACCGTGATGGCGGTGGTCGGGCTGACCGCGGCGCTGGGGGGTGCCTCGCTGATGGCCGGGCCCGCCGACGCCCGCTCCTACGCCCGCGGCGGCGTCGCCCACAAGGACCTCCCCCGCGCGGCGCTGCCCGACCTCGTGACGCCCGACGACCTTCGCGTCGGTGACCCCTACTACACCCCGACCTGGGACCGTCTGGCCGACTGCGCCTCCGGTGGTGACTGGTCGGCCGCACCCGACGAGACCGGACGGGCCGGTGGCCTCGCCATCGGTCCGGCGGACTGGCGTCGCGTCGGCGGGGTGGGACCGGTCGAGGACGCCTCCCGCGAGCGCCAGGTCCAGGCCGGCATATCCCTGTGGGAGCTGCGCGGCTGGTCGGCTTGGCCGGCCTGCGCGGAGGACCTCGGCCTGCGCTAA
- a CDS encoding M3 family oligoendopeptidase gives MTTSAAPPARTNDDPPTWDLSDLFDGPDDRELLDVIDGTLGHARAFATRWKGRIADLDAPRLAAAITEYEQLVLPVRRASTYANLRVTTDGDDPARQALAARLAEVTATAQQEVLFLELELLALPDDRVATVLQEPALAGHRHYLTTLRRQRDHVLSEAEERILTALGPTGPAAWQRLFANMSSTIQVPRPDGPPRPLEHATADLQSPDRRVRDTATEGISMALMGELRIRASIYDTLVQDHAIRDELRGHDSWLHVRNLANEVSDMQVRTLVDAVTARYDLVGRWYRLKARLMGLDTLAEHDRYAPLPLGDAPQRFGWDEARALVTAAYADFSPVAAEIVEMHFEEGWIDAVPGEHKQPGAFCVAVPGQHPWINLSFTGTDNDVMTLAHELGHGIHGFLQRDVVQSSFDVPLTMAETASVFGETVTHRRLEAASTDEATTLRLLARRIDGEIATIFRQVAMFRFEDEVHTRRRSSGQLSVEDLNGIWMSTQREMFDGAVRLGDRYAHWWSYVPHFVHSPGYVYAYAFGNLLSFALLERWQADGDAFVNAYLTMLSKGGSESPEDLLAPLGVDLADPEFWQSGLEVLEGLIARAERLADTVVPTAAAGPSAGAVPGR, from the coding sequence GTGACGACCTCCGCAGCACCGCCGGCACGCACCAACGACGACCCGCCGACCTGGGACCTGTCCGACCTGTTCGACGGTCCCGACGACCGCGAGCTGCTCGACGTCATCGACGGCACCCTGGGCCACGCACGGGCCTTCGCGACCCGGTGGAAGGGGCGGATTGCCGACCTCGACGCCCCACGGCTGGCCGCCGCGATCACCGAGTACGAGCAGCTGGTCCTGCCCGTCCGCCGGGCCTCGACCTACGCCAACCTGCGGGTCACCACCGACGGTGACGACCCGGCCCGCCAGGCCCTGGCCGCACGGCTGGCCGAGGTCACCGCGACGGCCCAGCAGGAGGTCCTGTTCCTCGAGCTGGAGCTGCTGGCCCTGCCCGACGACCGGGTCGCCACGGTCCTGCAGGAGCCGGCCCTCGCCGGCCACCGCCACTACCTGACGACCCTTCGTCGCCAGCGCGATCACGTGCTCAGCGAAGCCGAGGAGCGGATCCTGACCGCCCTCGGCCCCACGGGCCCAGCGGCGTGGCAGCGCCTGTTCGCCAACATGAGCTCCACCATCCAGGTCCCCCGTCCCGACGGTCCCCCACGACCGCTGGAGCACGCGACCGCGGACCTGCAGTCCCCCGACCGGCGTGTCCGCGACACCGCGACCGAGGGCATCTCCATGGCCCTGATGGGCGAGCTCCGCATCCGCGCGTCCATCTACGACACGCTCGTGCAGGACCACGCCATCCGCGACGAGCTCCGGGGGCACGACAGCTGGCTGCACGTCCGCAACCTCGCCAACGAGGTCAGCGACATGCAGGTCCGCACCCTCGTCGACGCGGTGACCGCACGCTACGACCTGGTCGGCCGCTGGTATCGCCTGAAGGCTCGCCTGATGGGGCTCGACACCCTCGCCGAGCACGACCGCTACGCACCGTTGCCGCTGGGCGACGCGCCCCAGCGGTTCGGCTGGGACGAAGCCCGCGCGCTGGTGACCGCGGCCTACGCCGACTTCTCCCCCGTCGCCGCGGAGATCGTCGAGATGCACTTCGAGGAGGGGTGGATCGACGCCGTCCCCGGCGAACACAAGCAGCCCGGGGCGTTCTGTGTGGCCGTGCCCGGACAGCACCCGTGGATCAACCTCAGCTTCACCGGGACCGACAACGACGTGATGACCCTCGCCCACGAGCTCGGCCACGGCATCCACGGCTTCCTGCAGCGCGACGTCGTCCAGTCATCGTTCGACGTCCCCCTGACGATGGCCGAGACCGCGTCGGTGTTCGGCGAGACCGTGACCCACCGCCGCCTGGAGGCGGCCAGCACCGACGAGGCGACGACGCTGCGCCTGCTGGCCCGCCGCATCGACGGCGAGATCGCGACGATCTTCCGGCAGGTGGCCATGTTCCGCTTCGAGGACGAGGTGCACACACGGCGGCGATCCAGCGGCCAGCTGTCGGTTGAGGACCTCAACGGCATCTGGATGTCCACCCAGCGGGAGATGTTCGACGGTGCCGTCCGGCTGGGCGACCGGTACGCCCACTGGTGGTCCTACGTCCCGCACTTCGTGCACTCCCCCGGGTACGTCTACGCCTACGCCTTCGGCAACCTCCTGTCCTTCGCCCTGCTGGAACGCTGGCAGGCCGACGGCGACGCCTTCGTCAACGCCTACCTGACGATGTTGTCCAAGGGCGGCAGCGAGTCACCCGAGGACCTGCTCGCCCCGCTCGGCGTCGACCTGGCCGACCCGGAGTTCTGGCAGTCCGGCCTCGAGGTGCTCGAGGGGCTCATCGCGCGGGCCGAGCGGCTCGCGGACACGGTCGTGCCCACGGCCGCGGCCGGTCCGTCCGCCGGCGCCGTGCCCGGACGGTGA
- a CDS encoding PAC2 family protein has protein sequence MNVVRFDHRPEGLRRPTLVAAFEGWNDAGEAATGAVEAMALATEASRFADIDPEEFFDFQVARPMVRWEGEQRTLEWPMNEFSAASLDGDTDVVFLRGREPNLRWRTFTEGIVRTARELDVARIVTVGALQVDRPHTRPVSMTGTASDDEVAKRHGLRRTSYEGPTGIVGVLHQAASEAGIEAVSFWVGVPHYLAGTAYLQASLTLAEQVGRLVGSSFDLDELREEAQDQLQDIAELVAEDDELADYVEELERRADSEPDPLHNDELPTPPVSGEELAREFERYLRDRPAD, from the coding sequence GTGAACGTCGTCCGATTCGATCATCGTCCCGAAGGGCTCCGCCGCCCCACCCTCGTCGCCGCCTTCGAGGGGTGGAACGACGCGGGCGAAGCCGCCACGGGTGCGGTCGAGGCCATGGCCCTGGCGACGGAGGCCAGCCGGTTCGCCGACATCGACCCGGAGGAGTTCTTCGACTTCCAGGTCGCCCGGCCGATGGTGCGCTGGGAGGGCGAGCAGCGGACGCTGGAATGGCCCATGAACGAGTTCAGCGCGGCCAGCCTGGACGGCGACACCGACGTGGTGTTCCTCCGGGGCCGCGAGCCGAACCTGCGGTGGCGGACCTTCACCGAGGGGATCGTCCGCACGGCCCGCGAGCTGGACGTGGCGCGCATCGTCACCGTCGGCGCCCTGCAGGTGGACCGGCCCCACACCCGTCCCGTGTCGATGACCGGCACCGCCAGCGACGACGAGGTCGCGAAGCGCCACGGGCTGCGGCGCACCTCCTACGAGGGTCCGACGGGGATCGTGGGCGTGCTGCACCAGGCCGCCAGCGAGGCCGGCATCGAGGCCGTCTCCTTCTGGGTCGGCGTGCCCCACTACCTGGCCGGTACCGCCTACCTGCAGGCGTCGCTCACGCTGGCCGAGCAGGTCGGCCGGCTGGTGGGCAGCAGCTTCGACCTCGATGAGCTCCGCGAGGAGGCGCAGGACCAGCTGCAGGACATCGCCGAGCTGGTCGCGGAGGACGACGAGCTTGCCGACTACGTCGAGGAGCTCGAGCGGCGGGCCGACTCCGAGCCCGACCCGCTGCACAACGACGAGCTGCCGACCCCGCCGGTCAGCGGCGAGGAGCTGGCGCGCGAGTTCGAGCGGTACCTGCGGGACCGGCCCGCGGACTGA
- a CDS encoding HAD family hydrolase: MTTIETSALGPGGRHADWNPTLPIRWVLLDVDGTLVGPTGTVTEVVAEATRALAATGVAVGYATGRNVAGVIDVHQRLGLSGPHVVLNGAQVRQDGRAVVTRGLTDEQLAAVLQLCDAEGLYAELYTDEGFLVTAMDERYRPHWDEVIGQPIGTIETHPPAPGEVIKATIVAHTDAELIGVVDAVTALGLSAGAATSPVTPGLTYVNITRGDVDKGTAILATAEAMGIDASQIAVVGDGANDLPMMGVVGTAIAMGDAPQAVRDAAHLVTDVVLNDGAAVALHDLLAWAVRP, encoded by the coding sequence ATGACCACGATCGAGACCTCCGCCCTGGGTCCCGGTGGGCGCCATGCCGACTGGAACCCGACCCTGCCGATCCGCTGGGTCCTCCTCGACGTCGACGGCACCCTCGTGGGGCCGACCGGCACCGTCACCGAGGTCGTCGCCGAGGCCACCCGTGCCCTCGCGGCCACTGGGGTGGCGGTCGGCTACGCGACGGGACGCAACGTCGCCGGGGTCATCGACGTGCACCAACGGCTGGGCCTGTCGGGACCGCATGTCGTCCTCAACGGTGCACAGGTCAGGCAGGACGGCCGAGCGGTGGTCACGCGGGGCCTGACCGACGAGCAGCTGGCCGCGGTCCTGCAGCTGTGCGACGCCGAGGGGCTCTACGCCGAGCTCTACACCGACGAGGGGTTCCTCGTGACGGCGATGGACGAGCGGTACCGGCCGCACTGGGACGAGGTCATCGGCCAGCCGATCGGCACGATCGAGACCCACCCGCCGGCGCCCGGTGAGGTCATCAAGGCCACGATCGTCGCCCACACCGACGCCGAGCTGATCGGGGTGGTCGACGCCGTCACGGCGCTCGGCCTGAGCGCGGGCGCCGCGACCTCGCCGGTCACGCCCGGGCTGACCTACGTCAACATCACCCGCGGCGACGTCGACAAGGGCACCGCGATCCTGGCGACCGCCGAGGCGATGGGGATCGATGCCTCGCAGATCGCCGTCGTGGGCGACGGCGCCAACGACCTGCCCATGATGGGCGTCGTCGGCACCGCCATCGCCATGGGGGACGCGCCGCAGGCGGTCAGGGACGCCGCCCACCTGGTCACCGACGTCGTGCTGAACGACGGCGCCGCCGTGGCGTTGCACGACCTGCTGGCCTGGGCCGTCCGGCCCTGA
- a CDS encoding NAD-dependent epimerase/dehydratase family protein, producing the protein MTDGVSDDSATAAGARAAGSEPTTRRAVVTGAAGFLGRSFVQRLKGDGWEVTGVDVRPGPLVVSGDVTRRGDWVDLLHGADLVVHTAALLAETGDERAHWDVNVGGTRTVANACLDAGVGRMLHLSSAVVLGRGFPDGAEETHPVRASGNPYTDSKVAAEHQALMVAARGLPLTIVRPLHVYGPHSAQWTVRIVQLIDRNLFVLVDGGEGIMTPTYVDDLVEGALLAATSPAGAGEVFHITGGAGVTAATFFGAYGAMLDRTLPSLPRAAAGALTVAAEKVMRPLGLAPPFSSRALEFISQTGTPSIDKAQRLLGWSPRVTLEAGMAATETWLRDVGLITRD; encoded by the coding sequence GTGACCGACGGGGTGTCCGACGACTCGGCCACAGCAGCCGGGGCACGGGCTGCCGGTTCGGAGCCGACCACGCGTCGTGCGGTGGTGACCGGGGCCGCCGGGTTCCTCGGCCGGTCGTTCGTCCAGCGACTCAAGGGCGACGGCTGGGAGGTGACCGGGGTCGACGTGCGGCCGGGGCCGCTGGTGGTCAGCGGCGACGTGACCCGCAGGGGCGACTGGGTCGACCTGCTCCACGGCGCGGACCTGGTCGTGCACACCGCGGCGCTGCTGGCCGAGACCGGGGACGAACGTGCCCACTGGGACGTCAACGTCGGCGGCACCCGGACGGTCGCCAACGCCTGCCTCGACGCAGGGGTGGGCCGGATGCTGCACCTCTCCTCCGCGGTGGTGCTTGGACGCGGGTTCCCCGACGGGGCCGAGGAGACCCATCCGGTTCGTGCGAGCGGAAACCCCTACACCGACTCCAAGGTCGCGGCCGAACACCAGGCCCTGATGGTCGCCGCCCGCGGCCTGCCGCTGACGATCGTCCGCCCGCTCCACGTCTACGGCCCCCATTCCGCCCAGTGGACGGTGCGCATCGTGCAGCTCATCGACCGCAACCTCTTCGTGCTGGTCGACGGCGGGGAGGGGATCATGACCCCCACCTACGTCGACGACCTCGTGGAGGGCGCGCTGCTGGCGGCCACGAGCCCGGCGGGTGCCGGGGAGGTCTTCCACATCACCGGCGGGGCCGGGGTGACCGCGGCCACGTTCTTCGGGGCCTACGGGGCCATGCTCGACCGCACGCTGCCGTCGCTGCCGAGGGCTGCTGCCGGGGCGCTGACGGTCGCGGCGGAGAAGGTCATGCGCCCGCTCGGACTGGCGCCGCCGTTCTCCAGCCGGGCCCTGGAGTTCATCAGCCAGACGGGGACGCCGTCCATCGACAAGGCCCAGCGACTGCTCGGGTGGTCACCGAGGGTGACCCTGGAGGCCGGCATGGCGGCCACCGAGACGTGGCTGCGTGACGTCGGGCTGATCACCCGCGACTGA